A region from the Aegilops tauschii subsp. strangulata cultivar AL8/78 chromosome 5, Aet v6.0, whole genome shotgun sequence genome encodes:
- the LOC109740118 gene encoding uncharacterized protein translates to MRAPMAVRRVTILLLLLHLMPFHAVAAAAGERRAGTIARKQQRRRQVLLQEKATLLALKRSLTLLSPSALADWNESNGDVCGLAGVACDRRRQHVIGLSLGGMNISGPVPPVIGNLTRLKILDMSRNFLTGQIPAELSNLRSIQVLDLGHNQLSGGIPPSLSQLASMYYLRLKDNHLSGPIPAILFKNCTSLGLVDFGNNDLSGEVPHDASENIQVLNLYSNRLTGRLPRWLANCTYLYLLDVEDNSLADELPADIIAGKQNLKYLHLSNNHRFSSHDGNTNLEPFFAAVSNCSQILEIEAGAVRMGGWLPSRLGSLLPPNMSHLNLELNAIRGPIPADIGDVINITLMNLSSNQLNGTVPASICALPKLERLSLSNNDLTGMIPACIGNATSLGELDLSGNALSGSIPSGIGTGLVNLYLQNNQLSGEIPANRLAECIRLLHLDLSNNSLTGEVPDMVSGTDIISLNLSHNQIRGELPRGLSDMQQVQVIDLSWNNFTGTISPQLWLCSELEDLDLSHNLLTGVLPSSFDLLKDLKNLDVSDNSLTGEIPANLTKCTSLKHFNLSYNDFVGHVPTTGVFADFTFLSYIGNPRLCGSVVRRNCQRHRPWYQSRKYLVVMCICAAVVAFVLTILCAVGAWKIRDWLAAVREDMFRGRRSGGSSPVMKYKFPRITHQELVEATEEFSADRLVGTGSYGRVYRGTLRDGTMVAVKVLQLQSGNSTKSFSRECQVLKRIRHRNLMRIITACSLADFKALVLPFMAKGSLERCLYAGPPAELSLVQRVNICSDIAEGVAYLHHHSPVKVIHCDLKPSNVLINDDMTALVSDFGISRLVMSVGGVANTADVGASTANMLCGSIGYIPPEYGYGSNPTTKGDVYSFGVLMMEMVTRKKPTDDMFEGGLSLHKWVKSHYHGRADAVVDQALARMVMDQTPEVRRMSDVAIGELLELGILCTQESASTRPSMLDAADDLDRLKRYLGGDTAATFESSLGFSSTVVEDIN, encoded by the exons ATGAGGGCTCCCATGGCCGTAAGGCGCGTGAccattctcctcctcctcctccacctcatGCCCTTCCACGCCGTGGCCGCTGCGGCGGGCGAGCGGCGGGCTGGGACGATCGCCCGGAAGCAGCAGCGTCGGCGGCAAGTGCTGCTGCAGGAGAAGGCCACGCTCCTAGCGTTGAAACGCTCGCTCACCTTGCTGTCGCCGTCGGCTCTGGCTGACTGGAACGAGTCCAACGGCGATGTCTGCggcctcgccggcgtcgcctGCGACCGGAGGCGGCAGCACGTCATCGGCCTGTCACTAGGCGGCATGAACATCTCTGGCCCGGTGCCGCCGGTCATCGGTAACCTCACACGCCTCAAGATCCTTGACATGTCCAGAAATTTTCTCACAGGGCAGATACCCGCCGAGCTCTCCAACCTCCGCAGCATCCAGGTCCTCGACCTCGGCCACAACCAGCTCAGCGGCGGCATCCCGCCGTCCCTCTCTCAGCTGGCGAGCATGTACTACCTCAGGCTCAAGGATAACCACCTCTCAGGTCCTATCCCGGCCATTCTCTTCAAGAACTGTACCAGTCTAGGTCTGGTCGACTTCGGCAACAACGACCTCTCCGGGGAGGTCCCCCACGACGCCTCGGAGAACATTCAAGTCCTCAACCTCTACTCCAACAGGCTAACCGGAAGACTCCCACGGTGGCTTGCCAACTGCACATATCTGTACCTGCTGGATGTGGAGGACAACTCGCTCGCCGACGAGCTCCCCGCCGACATCATAGCGGGCAAGCAGAATCTCAAGTACCTGCATTTGTCCAACAACCACCGGTTCTCGAGCCACGACGGCAACACCAACCTGGAGCCCTTCTTCGCCGCAGTATCAAACTGCTCCCAGATACTGGAGATAGAGGCCGGTGCTGTGCGGATGGGCGGGTGGCTGCCAAGCCGGCTTGGCTCGTTGCTCCCACCAAACATGTCTCACCTCAACCTGGAGCTCAACGCGATCAGGGGCCCGATCCCTGCTGACATCGGCGAtgtgataaacatcaccctgatgAACCTCTCAAGCAACCAGCTGAATGGGACAGTCCCGGCATCCATCTGCGCGTTGCCGAAGCTTGAGCGGCTCTCCCTGTCCAACAACGACCTGACGGGCATGATCCCGGCATGCATAGGCAACGCAACAAGCCTCGGCGAGCTGGATCTGTCAGGCAATGCACTGTCAGGGAGCATCCCGAGCGGCATCGGGACCGGGCTTGTCAACCTCTACCTGCAGAACAACCAACTGTCCGGGGAGATACCGGCAAACCGCCTTGCCGAATGCATCCGCTTGCTGCACCTTGACCTCTCAAACAACAGCTTGACTGGAGAGGTACCAGACATGGTCTCTGGCACCGACATTATATCTCTGAACCTGTCGCACAACCAGATCAGAGGTGAGTTGCCGCGGGGGCTCAGCGACATGCAACAGGTGCAAGTGATTGACCTGTCCTGGAACAACTTCACTGGCACGATCTCCCCACAGCTCTGGCTCTGCAGCGAGCTGGAGGACCTCGACCTGTCGCACAACTTGCTCACCGGCGTCTTGCCGTCGTCCTTCGACCTCCTCAAGGACCTAAAAAACCTGGACGTCTCCGACAACTCCCTGACCGGAGAGATCCCTGCAAACCTGACGAAATGCACCAGCCTGAAGCATTTCAACCTGTCGTACAACGACTTCGTCGGCCATGTGCCCACCACCGGCGTCTTTGCAGACTTCACCTTCCTGTCCTACATTGGCAACCCACGGCTCTGCGGCTCAGTGGTGAGGCGCAACTGCCAAAGGCACCGCCCATGGTACCAGTCCCGCAAGTATTTGGTAGTGATGTGCATCTGCGCCGCCGTGGTGGCATTCGTGCTGACAATCCTCTGCGCGGTCGGTGCCTGGAAGATCCGGGATTGGCTAGCTGCAGTGCGGGAGGACATGTTCAGGGGGCGACGCAGCGGAGGCTCGTCACCGGTGATGAAGTACAAGTTCCCGCGGATCACACACCAGGAGCTGGTTGAGGCCACGGAGGAGTTCAGTGCAGACCGGCTTGTCGGAACGGGCAGCTACGGCCGCGTGTACCGTGGCACCCTGCGGGACGGCACCATGGTTGCCGTGAAGGTGCTGCAGCTCCAGTCAGGGAACTCGACCAAGAGCTTCAGCCGCGAGTGCCAGGTCCTGAAGCGCATCCGCCACCGGAACCTCATGCGGATCATCACCGCATGCAGCCTGGCGGACTTCAAGGCGCTGGTCCTACCATTCATGGCGAAGGGCAGCCTCGAGCGGTGCCTCTATGCTGGGCCGCCGGCCGAGCTCAGCCTGGTGCAGCGCGTCAACATCTGCAGCGACATTGCCGAGGGGGTTGCCTACCTGCACCACCACTCGCCGGTCAAGGTTATCCACTGCGACCTCAAGCCAAGCAACGTCCTCATCAACGACGACATGACCGCTCTGGTGTCCGACTTCGGCATCTCCCGGCTGGTCATGAGCGTTGGCGGGGTTGCCAACACGGCTGATGTCGGCGCCTCCACCGCCAACATGCTGTGCGGTTCCATCGGGTACATTCCTCCAG AGTATGGCTACGGCTCGAACCCGACGACGAAGGGCGATGTGTACAGCTTCGGCGTTCTGATGATGGAGATGGTAACGAGGAAGAAGCCGACCGACGACATGTTTGAGGGCGGGCTGAGCCTGCACAAGTGGGTGAAGAGCCACTACCATGGCCGGGCCGACGCGGTGGTCGACCAGGCGCTGGCCAGGATGGTTATGGACCAGACGCCCGAGGTGAGGAGGATGTCGGACGTGGCCATAGGCGAGCTGCTGGAGCTCGGCATTCTCTGCACCCAGGAGAGCGCGTCCACGCGCCCGTCTATGTTGGACGCCGCCGACGATCTGGACCGGCTCAAGCGGTACCTCGGCGGCGACACGGCCGCTACATTCGAGTCCTCGTTGGGCTTCTCATCCACGGTAGTCGAAGATATTAATTGA